The following nucleotide sequence is from Bacteroidota bacterium.
CCATGAGCAGCTTAGCCTTGCCGAGCAAAAAGCCGCAGGGGTTGAACCCGGAATGCTGAGGCTTTCTATAGGCATTGAACACATCGACGACATTAAATCGGATTTAATGCAGGTTATACGCGGTTAATATACACATGAAGAGTTATGCAAAGAAGCTATTCCTTTTTGGAGTAGCTTCTTTTTTTTCTGACACACTCTTTATGGTTTCAGAAGTGCTGCGTAGCGTGCTATAAATTGATACCTGACACATTTAAGACTAATTTAATATTAAATACAGATTGGCCTTCTGGCCGAATAAGCATAATGCATTGAATTTCAATTCCTAAATTGAAATTAGGACATATCTGAATTTATATTGCTCCCGTAAGTAAAGGAGAATCAATACCTTGGACACGTTAACGCACTGTTCTAAAGCAACTTTAATCTCTAATCTTATTTGATTGCTCTCTTCAAATAATTTTAAAAGTAGAATTTGCTGGCGACACACTTTGCGTGATAGTTTAACCCTAACTAACTTATCTATGAAAAAACTTAATTTGTTGCCTGTACTTTTGTTTGTGGCAGGCAACCTAATGGCTCAGGTACACACAACTTACCTGTGGCACATGCAACAGCCTATTTACTGGCCCGAAAAGAGTCAGGCGAACCCAAACCGCTATCAGGTAGTGCGCGAATCGTACGACCTGCTGAATAGTGGAGGAAACATTTACAGCGATGGCAAGGCTCATCCTATGCACGACCTTCAAAATGAAGTATTTGGCAAAGCCGATCGTGTAAATGCCTACCAATGGACTCCCCGTAACTCAGTTGATCGCATCAAACATCTTCCTGAAGCCGGCGCTCAGGTGAATTATTCGGGCTGTCTGATGGAGAACGTAAACAGTCTTGCTGCCGCAGACTATTTTGGCTATAAAACGGGTTGGCAAAACTATTTCCGTGAGGCCAAAGGTTGGAAAACTTCCGGAGGCTCTCCGCGCTTAGATATGGTTGGTTTTACCTTCCACCATGCGCTATCTCCTCTAATCAGCGAACGTTCGTTGGCGAAAGAATTGCAAGCCAATAAGCATATCTCTGTTGAGAATTTTGGAGATCCGTATTCCAAAGGATATTGGCCTGCTGAATGTTCATTCTCTGAAAGAATTATAAAGGTATTGGTGCAGGAGGGTTTTGAGTGGAGCATTGTGGCCAACAGTCACCTATCGCGCACGCTTGATGATTTCCCTCTTAGCTATGGAACAAGTGTTTGTAATATTTCACCCCCGAACAAAGCTGATAAAGTATCTACAAAGGGAGTTAACTATTGGAGTGGTACAGAAGATGGAAGGGGAGGAACCAATGCAGCTCCCTATAGCTATCAGGCACACAAAGCAAAATATGTCGACCCTGAAACTGGTGTCGAATATAAAATTACTGTAGTGCCAATGGACGATGTTTTAAGTTACAAGGATGGATATTCGGCTCAGGGGACAGAGCTCATCGATGCGCACATAGCACCTTTCAATAATCCGGCACAACCCTCAATTGTTTTATTGGCACATGATGGTGATAATGCCTGGGGTGGCGGAAGTAGTTATTATCAAGAAGCAGTGCCTAATTTTACACAGGCAGCTGCAAATAAGGGCTATACACCTACTACCATTCAACAGTTTTTGAACGATCATCCGGCTCCGGAAAATGATGTAGTAAGAGTAGAAGACGGATCGTGGGTGAATGCCGAGAATGATTGGGGCCATCCACAGTTTATCAATTGGCTATGGCCTTTGTACGATAAAACTAATTATCGTTTTGATCCGAATGGATGGACTGAAGATGCCCGCAATTTTGCGGTAATCACCGCAGCAGAAAACTTCGTATGGATGGCAGAGGACCTGGCTGGCGGTACCAATATTGCCAAGATAATTTATCCTGATGCATCTGCAAGTGATGCGGAAAAGGCCTGGCATTTTTTCCTTCCTTCGCTGGCAAGTTGCTATATGTATTATGGCGATAGCCGCGATATGGAAGTGAAGCAATCCTTGGCAGGCAATCATGCCATAGCATTTGCTAAAAATGAAATCAGCAAACATTCTGGTACTGACCGAACAGGTCCTACTGTGTTTATTCCCCAGCGTTTTCCTTATAATCCTGGTGGAGAAGAATTTGGACCTGTTTACGGATATAAAGTAACTCAAAGTTCTTCCGATTTTCATGTATGGACCTTTGCTTATGATGTAAGTGGACTGCAGTCGGTTGAGCTAAAATACCGTACAGACGATGATGGTTTGAATCCACTTTCTGACAATGCAAACGACACTTATGCCGGAGGTGAAGGTGTAGCAGATTGGGCATCGCTTACAATGACTCAAAAGACCTTTCCGAAAGGAAATGTGACCAACAACCCCAATATCGATTTTTTTATTCTCCCCGACGAAATAGCCGATTTGTGTTATGCCGAGATAAAAGGGTTATCCAATGTATTGGTGGATTATTATGTGGAAGCAACGGATATAAAGGGCAACGTTTTTAAGACTCCCATTCAGCATGTGTATGTTGGGCAATATAACTCCTCCGATAAGGTAACACTCGGAGTAACTCCACCAGATGGTAATTATTCCGATACCATAGAGGTGAACATGAATGCAACAACGACCGCCACAGGAGCCTCAGTAAATATTTATTATACAACTAACGGGACTACTCCAACAAATCAATCCACCTTGTATTCTGGAACTATTAAGCTTTATAAAAACACCAGTTTAAAGGCCATTGCCATTGATTCGAAAGGCAACCAGTCGGATGTGGTGAGCCGAACTTATAGTTTTGGCGATGTGGAAGAAGTAACAGTCCATTTCAAAAATACTGCGAACTGGAGCGATGTAAACATTTATTTATTTAACTGGGCTACCAAAGGAGCATTACCAGGCTGGAACTGGCCGGGTGTTGACATGGAACGCGAGCAGGGTTCATCGTGGTACAAATACACCATCAAAGAAAGCGTACAGACGGGTATAGTAATCAACAACGGGGGGAGCTTAAAAACCGCCGACCTTACCCGCACCACCGAAGGCTGGTACGACTTTAACACCAAACAATGGTACGATGCCTGTCCGGGCGATTGTCCAACTGCACCGGTGCCTGTACTTTCGGTTTCGCCCCTTGGAGGAAGCTACGAGAACACAGTGACAGTAACGCTTTCGGCTACCAATTCTGGAGTAATCCGTTACACCACCGATGGCAGCGATCCTCGCAGTGGTTCGGCCTATGCAAGTAGTTTAACTTTTACAACTACCACCCGACTGCGAGCTATTGCCACCAATAGTTTTGGTGAGTCGAACGAAATTGACCAGACCTATACAATTAGCTATCCGAAGCCGGTGCTGACAGTGAACCCAACCGGAAAGGAATTTACCGGTACCCTGGATGTAAGCCTGAGTGCTACCAAGTCGGGAGTGATCAAATACACCCTCAATGGCAACGACCCACGCACGGGAAGCAATTACACTAGCAGCATAAGCCTTACAGCCAGTACCCGCCTACGTGCCATCGCATCGAACGCAAATGGCTATTCGAACGAGATAGACGAACAATATACCCTTGTCGAAAACCAGTGCGACACCATTTTCTATTACAACAAGAACAACTGGAGCACAGTAAAGATCTACCTGTTCAATGCCAATGGCACAGGTCTCCCTGGTTGGACCTGGCCGGGAGTGAACATGGTACGTTTGGGAACAACTAACTGGTACTACCATGTAAACTGCGAAACGGTAAATGTAGGCATGGTATTCAACAACGGATCGGGCAGCCAGACGGGTAACCTATACAGCAATGCGGGTTGGTATTACAGCAACAGCCAGTGGTATACAAGCTGTCCGGGCGAATGTCCGGGACAAGGACCTGTTGGACTTACACTTCATTGCCGCAAGCCATCGAGCTGGGCCAATGTGTACATATATTACTGGAGCACAAGTCCGGTAAGCCTGACAACAAGCTGGCCAGGACAGCCAATGACCGACAGCGATGGCGATGGCTGGTACGACTATACCCTTCCGGGCGTAAGCTGTGCCAATGTAATTTTCAGCAACAAAGGTGCATCACAAACACCAGACCTGAAAAATATCTGTGCCGAAAGTTGGTACGACAATGGTTGGGTAACAAATAAATCAGCAACTTCTATGGACAATGTAAGCTATAATCAATCACGTATGAGAATCTACCCAAACCCCGTTCTGCAGGATGAGATTACCATCAGTTTGCCAGTTGAGACCGTTTCGACTTATTATGTAAGTCTTTTTACTATTGCAGGAAAGCTTATTCAGGTTTTAGAATTTACTGGTTCAGAGGCCACCCTGAATATTGAAGATCTGTCTTCGGGAGTTTATTTTATTACAGTGAGAAATGCAATAAGCATGGATTATTACCAGGAAAAACTTTTTGTACAGTAATTCATCGTTTTTTTTTCAAGAAGTGAGGTCGCTCTATTATAGGGCGGCCTTTTTTATTTCAGCTGCGCTAGTTCGGAACTGGATGCGGAGTCCTGAGAAATAATTTTACGCATTATGCGGTGAAATTCGTTGGTAGTGCGTGTATGAAAAAAAGGATAGAGCACCTTATCGCGGAGTTTCGAATCGCTTGCAAAAAAGCTGCTGTGAATTATTTGCGTATATCCATCGGCAGTTGTAAGAAATTGCAGGCTTTGTTTACCGCTTGATACATTTCCGTCGATGTAGCTAAACTCAATTGTTTTGTTCTCTGTATTCACCGAAATAATTTCAAAGGCCATGGCAAGGTTGTAGAACTTTAATAATTTGAGATTTAAAAAAATCACTTGTCCCGTATCGATTTCTGCAAAGTCATCTCCTGCAAAAACAGGTTCGTTGTTCTTTTTTGAGAACATAAAACCAAACATTACTTTTTTTCCATGCCAGGCTTCGGCAGGGCTGGTGGTTCGGTATTTATCCCAAACCTTTGAAAGATTATCTTTAACAAAATATGTTTTTTCCTGAATATGGTAGCCGGTATTGGAATAATCTGATTTCCAACTAGGTTTAAGTTCGCTAAAGAGACAAATGTTTTGGTTTTTAATTTCGAGAATATAGTTTCTAACCTTTTTGTAGGGGATCAGATTCAGGTTAAGGCTATCAATTTCCTGTTGGCCGTAAAGCGTTATATTCAAAAGGATTAAAGCGAAAATAAAAAGTTTCTTAGCAGCCATTATCGTCCCGATTTTTTTTAAATCGTTAATAAAAAGTAATGAATCGAACAGATTCGCAAAATATTTTATGGAAGAATACGAAGTTCAAGATATATTGTTTCTATACAAGGGAGTAATTCTCTATTTTCTTTCAATAATAATGAAAAAAAAAGCACACTTGATTAAGTGTGCTTTTATTATGTTGCAATTCGAACAGTTAATCGATAATTTTTACATTTACAGCAATTGGCCCTTTTTTGCCTTCGCCCAGTTCAAACTCAACTTTCTGTTCGGGTTCGAGGGTTTGCTTCGGATCTCTCAAACCGGAGCGATGCACAAAGATGTCTTTATTGTCTTCTGATAAAATAAAGCCAAAGTTCTTTGTGGTATCGTACCATTTTACTGTACCCTTCATCTCAGGGAGGTATTAATATTCCCTTCTTTTGAAGTTACTTCTTCTTGCACCTCCGTTTTCTTCCACACGCTCGCGTGCCTGGTTAACGTTGATGTCTCTGCCACCTAAGTTGGTACCATTGAGTGCCTC
It contains:
- a CDS encoding starch-binding protein, yielding MKKLNLLPVLLFVAGNLMAQVHTTYLWHMQQPIYWPEKSQANPNRYQVVRESYDLLNSGGNIYSDGKAHPMHDLQNEVFGKADRVNAYQWTPRNSVDRIKHLPEAGAQVNYSGCLMENVNSLAAADYFGYKTGWQNYFREAKGWKTSGGSPRLDMVGFTFHHALSPLISERSLAKELQANKHISVENFGDPYSKGYWPAECSFSERIIKVLVQEGFEWSIVANSHLSRTLDDFPLSYGTSVCNISPPNKADKVSTKGVNYWSGTEDGRGGTNAAPYSYQAHKAKYVDPETGVEYKITVVPMDDVLSYKDGYSAQGTELIDAHIAPFNNPAQPSIVLLAHDGDNAWGGGSSYYQEAVPNFTQAAANKGYTPTTIQQFLNDHPAPENDVVRVEDGSWVNAENDWGHPQFINWLWPLYDKTNYRFDPNGWTEDARNFAVITAAENFVWMAEDLAGGTNIAKIIYPDASASDAEKAWHFFLPSLASCYMYYGDSRDMEVKQSLAGNHAIAFAKNEISKHSGTDRTGPTVFIPQRFPYNPGGEEFGPVYGYKVTQSSSDFHVWTFAYDVSGLQSVELKYRTDDDGLNPLSDNANDTYAGGEGVADWASLTMTQKTFPKGNVTNNPNIDFFILPDEIADLCYAEIKGLSNVLVDYYVEATDIKGNVFKTPIQHVYVGQYNSSDKVTLGVTPPDGNYSDTIEVNMNATTTATGASVNIYYTTNGTTPTNQSTLYSGTIKLYKNTSLKAIAIDSKGNQSDVVSRTYSFGDVEEVTVHFKNTANWSDVNIYLFNWATKGALPGWNWPGVDMEREQGSSWYKYTIKESVQTGIVINNGGSLKTADLTRTTEGWYDFNTKQWYDACPGDCPTAPVPVLSVSPLGGSYENTVTVTLSATNSGVIRYTTDGSDPRSGSAYASSLTFTTTTRLRAIATNSFGESNEIDQTYTISYPKPVLTVNPTGKEFTGTLDVSLSATKSGVIKYTLNGNDPRTGSNYTSSISLTASTRLRAIASNANGYSNEIDEQYTLVENQCDTIFYYNKNNWSTVKIYLFNANGTGLPGWTWPGVNMVRLGTTNWYYHVNCETVNVGMVFNNGSGSQTGNLYSNAGWYYSNSQWYTSCPGECPGQGPVGLTLHCRKPSSWANVYIYYWSTSPVSLTTSWPGQPMTDSDGDGWYDYTLPGVSCANVIFSNKGASQTPDLKNICAESWYDNGWVTNKSATSMDNVSYNQSRMRIYPNPVLQDEITISLPVETVSTYYVSLFTIAGKLIQVLEFTGSEATLNIEDLSSGVYFITVRNAISMDYYQEKLFVQ
- a CDS encoding cold-shock protein yields the protein MKGTVKWYDTTKNFGFILSEDNKDIFVHRSGLRDPKQTLEPEQKVEFELGEGKKGPIAVNVKIID